A single Salmo trutta chromosome 14, fSalTru1.1, whole genome shotgun sequence DNA region contains:
- the LOC115207744 gene encoding ERBB receptor feedback inhibitor 1 isoform X1 translates to MRPDCAWSMCTAGLTAQEICLPADSPFLRASHCLSMAEAKPSWSHRHELDNLYFSMDPAPTEYNFRFQQQVPPSLNSERQKHSPGAQWLPPKKSRPTHLSLSSSTEPSTPSPAEDDQVVPSFQRLSVYEHCSPPHTPSRGAKPLPPLPGRADLSPDQAMDNEVEFFTSSDDRRCLVPEQCHPKPSAFRYGAPSRRSFRGCGQINYAYFEGPAGQQRQQEQKEKQRVQEQQRQQHEQQEQQQRLEREVREQAEQQPVCPRQQDRAQRKLRRSHSGPAGSFNKPTSLRLPCHHRHTQGMDKPMVPPRVPIPPRPIKTADYRRWSAEVSSGAYSDEDKPPKVPPRDPLLSQGSSRTPSPKSLPSYLNGVMPPTQSFAPDPKYVSWGLQRQNSEGSPCILPVMENGRKASTTHYFLLPQRPANLDKPYPEKILQDVDCPAGRSRGASDPEWDCQTKRKVQVDIV, encoded by the exons ATGCGACCCGATTGTGCCTGGAGCATGTGCACAGCGGGCCTGACTGCCCAGGAGATCTGTTTACCTGCAGACAGCCCCTTCCTGCGGGCCAGTCACTGTCTCAGCATGGCTGAAGCCAAGCCCTCATGGAGCCACCGCCATGAGCTGGACAA CTTGTACTTCAGTATGGATCCAGCACCAACAGAATACAACTTTCGATTTCAGCAGCAGGTGCCACCATCGCTCAATTCTGAGA GACAGAAACATAGCCCTGGTGCACAGTGGTTACCCCCAAAGAAGTCCCGTCCCACTCATCTGTCCCTGTCATCCAGCACTGAGCCCTCCACCCCCAGCCCTGCTGAGGATGACCAGGTGGTCCCTTCCTTCCAGAGGTTGTCTGTGTATGAACACTGCAGTCCCCCCCACACACCTAGCCGGGGGGCCAAACCCCTGCCTCCTCTCCCTGGGCGGGCAGACCTTTCCCCTGACCAGGCCATGGACAATGAGGTGGAGTTCTTCACCAGTTCAGATGACCGACGCTGCTTGGTGCCTGAGCAGTGTCACCCCAAACCCTCTGCCTTTCGCTATGGAGCCCCCAGCCGCAGGAGCTTCAGGGGCTGTGGGCAGATTAACTATGCCTACTTTGAGGGACCTGCGGGGCAGCAAAGACAACAGGAACAGAAAGAGAAGCAGCGGGTACAGGAACAACAGCGGCAACAGCACGAGCAACAGGAACAGCAACAGAGATTGGAGCGGGAGGTGCGGGAGCAAGCAGAGCAGCAGCCAGTGTGTCCCAGACAGCAGGACCGAGCCCAGAGGAAGCTGCGGCGCTCTCACTCCGGCCCTGCTGGCTCCTTCAACAAGCCCACGTCGCTGCGCCTGCCCTGTCACCACCGCCACACTCAGGGCATGGACAAACCAATGGTGCCTCCCCGCGTGCCCATCCCCCCACGGCCCATCAAGACTGCAGACTACCGCCGCTGGTCAGCCGAGGTGTCCTCTGGGGCATATAGTGACGAGGACAAGCCCCCCAAGGTGCCCCCCAGGGACCCTTTGTTGTCTCAAGGAAGCTCCCGTACCCCCAGTCCCAAGAGCCTCCCCTCGTACCTTAACGGTGTTATGCCTCCCACGCAGAGCTTTGCCCCAGACCCTAAGTACGTGAGCTGGGGTTTACAGAGGCAGAACAGTGAGGGGTCTCCCTGCATCCTGCCTGTCATGGAGAACGGCAGGAAGGCCAGCACCACACACTACTTCCTGCTCCCACAGCGGCCGGCCAACCTGGACAAACCTTACCCGGAGAAGATACTCCAGGATGTGGACTGCCCGGCAGGCCGCAGTAGAGGGGCTTCAGACCCAGAATGGGATTGTCAGACCAAGAGGAAAGTACAGGTGGATATAGTTTGA
- the LOC115207744 gene encoding ERBB receptor feedback inhibitor 1 isoform X2, with protein sequence MDPAPTEYNFRFQQQVPPSLNSERQKHSPGAQWLPPKKSRPTHLSLSSSTEPSTPSPAEDDQVVPSFQRLSVYEHCSPPHTPSRGAKPLPPLPGRADLSPDQAMDNEVEFFTSSDDRRCLVPEQCHPKPSAFRYGAPSRRSFRGCGQINYAYFEGPAGQQRQQEQKEKQRVQEQQRQQHEQQEQQQRLEREVREQAEQQPVCPRQQDRAQRKLRRSHSGPAGSFNKPTSLRLPCHHRHTQGMDKPMVPPRVPIPPRPIKTADYRRWSAEVSSGAYSDEDKPPKVPPRDPLLSQGSSRTPSPKSLPSYLNGVMPPTQSFAPDPKYVSWGLQRQNSEGSPCILPVMENGRKASTTHYFLLPQRPANLDKPYPEKILQDVDCPAGRSRGASDPEWDCQTKRKVQVDIV encoded by the exons ATGGATCCAGCACCAACAGAATACAACTTTCGATTTCAGCAGCAGGTGCCACCATCGCTCAATTCTGAGA GACAGAAACATAGCCCTGGTGCACAGTGGTTACCCCCAAAGAAGTCCCGTCCCACTCATCTGTCCCTGTCATCCAGCACTGAGCCCTCCACCCCCAGCCCTGCTGAGGATGACCAGGTGGTCCCTTCCTTCCAGAGGTTGTCTGTGTATGAACACTGCAGTCCCCCCCACACACCTAGCCGGGGGGCCAAACCCCTGCCTCCTCTCCCTGGGCGGGCAGACCTTTCCCCTGACCAGGCCATGGACAATGAGGTGGAGTTCTTCACCAGTTCAGATGACCGACGCTGCTTGGTGCCTGAGCAGTGTCACCCCAAACCCTCTGCCTTTCGCTATGGAGCCCCCAGCCGCAGGAGCTTCAGGGGCTGTGGGCAGATTAACTATGCCTACTTTGAGGGACCTGCGGGGCAGCAAAGACAACAGGAACAGAAAGAGAAGCAGCGGGTACAGGAACAACAGCGGCAACAGCACGAGCAACAGGAACAGCAACAGAGATTGGAGCGGGAGGTGCGGGAGCAAGCAGAGCAGCAGCCAGTGTGTCCCAGACAGCAGGACCGAGCCCAGAGGAAGCTGCGGCGCTCTCACTCCGGCCCTGCTGGCTCCTTCAACAAGCCCACGTCGCTGCGCCTGCCCTGTCACCACCGCCACACTCAGGGCATGGACAAACCAATGGTGCCTCCCCGCGTGCCCATCCCCCCACGGCCCATCAAGACTGCAGACTACCGCCGCTGGTCAGCCGAGGTGTCCTCTGGGGCATATAGTGACGAGGACAAGCCCCCCAAGGTGCCCCCCAGGGACCCTTTGTTGTCTCAAGGAAGCTCCCGTACCCCCAGTCCCAAGAGCCTCCCCTCGTACCTTAACGGTGTTATGCCTCCCACGCAGAGCTTTGCCCCAGACCCTAAGTACGTGAGCTGGGGTTTACAGAGGCAGAACAGTGAGGGGTCTCCCTGCATCCTGCCTGTCATGGAGAACGGCAGGAAGGCCAGCACCACACACTACTTCCTGCTCCCACAGCGGCCGGCCAACCTGGACAAACCTTACCCGGAGAAGATACTCCAGGATGTGGACTGCCCGGCAGGCCGCAGTAGAGGGGCTTCAGACCCAGAATGGGATTGTCAGACCAAGAGGAAAGTACAGGTGGATATAGTTTGA